One Panicum virgatum strain AP13 chromosome 3N, P.virgatum_v5, whole genome shotgun sequence DNA segment encodes these proteins:
- the LOC120667537 gene encoding vegetative cell wall protein gp1-like, translated as MPAPLSLRTVPEEDASLVGVGEDDNPIWGFSRRPRSASSPPPPRPRDSVADTKSALWPISQPPTASAPSAAAAVANSSPPAPPETSPITAPSDSLVQAPSSSLPPTHTHSATPAPAPAAGKDAEGRKDKDDDGDHKSAPAPAPAAQEIKASSTAHQGDGADDGEVHEEMNGGKKAGMVALAAARPCQPRRHPARPPPRI; from the exons ATGCCGGCGCCCTTGAGCCTGCGCACAGTGCCGGAGGAGGATGCTTCGCTGGTTGGAGTTGGCGAAGACGACAATCCAATTTGGGGGTTTTCC CGCCGGCCGCGCTCCGCCTCCTCGCCacccccgccccggccccgcgACTCCGTCGCCGACACCAAATCCGCGCTCTGGCCAATCTCCCAGCCCCCTACCGCCTCCGcaccctccgctgccgccgccgtcgccaactCATCACCTCCGGCTCCGCCAGAGACCTCCCCCATAACGGCTCCCTCCGACTCGCTCGTGCAggcgccgtcctcctccctgCCTCCCACGCACACGCATTCCGCTACTccagcgcccgcgcccgccgccggcaaggATGCTGAAGGCCGAAAGGACAAGGACGACGACGGTGACCACAAGtccgcccccgcgcccgcccCGGCGGCCCAGGAGATTAAGGCCTCCAGCACCGCCCATCAGGGCGATGGCGCTGATGATGGCGAGGTTCACGAGGAGATGAACGGCGGCAAGAAGGCCGGCATGGTAGCCCTAGCCGCTGCGCGGCCCTGCCAGCCGAGGCGCCACCCTGCTCGGCCTCCTCCCCGGATCTGA